A portion of the Glycine max cultivar Williams 82 chromosome 10, Glycine_max_v4.0, whole genome shotgun sequence genome contains these proteins:
- the LOC100800767 gene encoding protein IQ-DOMAIN 14, protein MAKRKSWFGWVKRLFTSESKDNKKPNRWGWSFGRIKQKQYPTITAPNRTLIEASEEQRKHALTVAIATAAAAEAAVAAAHAAAEVVKLTGTSRSYSYLSKGDKSLAAIKIQSTYRAHLARKALRALKGVIRLQAIIRGQAVRRQVSNNILQNFPSNVRNQVGIQERSSHNTAEQIQQSPKQKKKIEEKELKSECHGQRTWDCSLLSREDIEAIWFRKQEAMVKRERMKQYSSSQRETKNNQMLEESVHNKDFGRESCHTLGDWLHQETRDWDLVYKPTLTSNLITTKKEFQEGLSTQTSIPRKSFSLVKRSLNGDESSMSNSLVFPTYMAVTESSKAKMRSISTPKQRTGILDICSNQNEPHKEGIFFGSSYYGATSSTNENSASYQQRC, encoded by the exons ATGGCAAAGAGGAAGAGCTGGTTTGGATGGGTAAAAAGGCTATTCACTTCTGAGTCAAAGGACAACAAA AAGCCAAACAGATGGGGGTGGAGTTTTGGAAGGATTAAGCAGAAACAGTATCCTACAATTACAGCTCCAAATAGGACACTGATTGAAGCAAGTGAAGAGCAGAGAAAGCATGCTTTAACCGTCGCTATTGCAACTGCAGCAGCTGCTGAGGCTGCAGTTGCTGCTGCACATGCTGCTGCTGAGGTTGTCAAGCTCACTGGCACTTCTCGCTCTTACTCATATCTTTCCAAGGGAGACAAAAGTTTAGCTGCCATCAAGATTCAAAGCACGTACCGTGCACATCTT GCTAGGAAAGCATTAAGAGCATTGAAAGGAGTTATAAGACTTCAAGCCATAATTCGGGGTCAAGCTGTGAGACGTCAAGTGTCAAACAACATTTTGCAGAATTTTCCCTCCAATGTAAGAAATCAGGTGGGAATTCAGGAAAGAAGCAGCCATAATACTGCTGAACAGATCCAGCAAAGTCCAAAGCAGAAGAAAAAGATAGAAGAGAAGGAACTGAAG TCTGAATGCCATGGTcaaagaacatgggattgtagCTTGCTCTCAAGAGAAGACATTGAAGCTATATGGTTTAGAAAACAAGAGGCCATGGTCAAAAGAGAGCGCATGAAACAGTACTCTTCTTCACAAAGG gaGACAAAAAATAACCAAATGTTGGAAGAATCTGTACACAACAAGGACTTCGGAAGAGAGAGCTGCCACACACTTGGAGATTGGCTACATCAAGAAACACGTGATTGGGATTTGGTTTATAAACCAACTCTTACTTCAAACTtgataacaacaaaaaaagaatttcaagaaGGGTTGAGTACACAAACTTCAATCCCAAGGAAATCATTTTCTCTTGTAAAAAGAAGCTTAAATGGGGATGAGAGTTCCATGTCAAATTCTCTAGTTTTTCCCACTTACATGGCTGTTACTGAATCCAGCAAAGCAAAGATGAGGTCTATTAGCACACCAAAGCAAAGAACAGGAATTCTGGATATATGCTCCAATCAGAATGAGCCTCACAAGGAAGGCATTTTCTTTGGCTCTTCTTATTATGGTGCAACTAGTAGCACCAATGAAAACAGTGCAAGTTATCAACAAAGATGCTAG